Proteins from one Triticum aestivum cultivar Chinese Spring chromosome 7A, IWGSC CS RefSeq v2.1, whole genome shotgun sequence genomic window:
- the LOC123149148 gene encoding OVARIAN TUMOR DOMAIN-containing deubiquitinating enzyme 11 yields the protein MSEQQDHVSKSSSSSISTSTQESEEEVSVTIGSLLAQARNDKGHSLGRRLLHLGSVPHHPRVNGEIPNVDNATLDHERLLERLGTYGLAEFQIEGDGNCQFRALADQIFRNPEYHKQVRKAVMKQLKEFRKRYEGYVPMEYKVYLKKMKRSGEWGDHLTLQAAADRFGAKICLLTSFRDTCLIEIVPRDLTPTRELWLSFWCEVHYNSLYATDDLLTRKTKKKHWLF from the exons ATGTCTGAACAACAGGATCATGTTAGTAAAAGCTCGAGCTCTAGCATCAGCACCAGCACTCAGGAAAGCGAGGAGGAGGTGTCCGTAACTATCGGTAGCCTCCTCGCTCAAGCAAGGAACGACAAAGGACATAGTCTTGGGAGGCGCCTCTTGCATTTGGGTTCAGTCCCG CACCATCCTCGAGTTAATGGAGAGATTCCTAATGTTGATAATGCAACCTTGGATCATGAAAGATTGTTGGAAAG GTTGGGGACATATGGTTTGGCCGAGTTTCAAATAGAGGGAGATGGGAATTGTCAG TTTCGAGCTCTGGCAGACCAGATTTTTCGCAATCCTGAATATCACAAACAAGTGAGGAAGGCAGTCATGAAGCAG CTGAAGGAATTCAGAAAACGCTATGAAGGCTATGTACCAATGGAATATAAGGTGTACTTGAAGAAAATGAAAAG ATCCGGGGAATGGGGGGATCATCTGACCTTACAAGCGGCTGCAGACCGG TTTGGTGCCAAAATTTGCTTACTGACGTCATTTAGAGACACCTGCTTAATTGAGATAGTCCCAAGGGACCTGACTCCTACAAGAG AGCTTTGGCTTAGCTTCTGGTGTGAAGTACACTACAATTCCTTGTATGCGACTGACG ACCTCCTGACTCGCAAAACTAAGAAGAAGCATTGGTTGTTCTAG